From a single Scylla paramamosain isolate STU-SP2022 chromosome 28, ASM3559412v1, whole genome shotgun sequence genomic region:
- the LOC135114865 gene encoding leukocyte receptor cluster member 9-like, translating to MSCTTTKVGTNLIDTEMSEVPHTLPDARTICSFYLEGRCRFGEKCHNVHPAGVVPTRVTKPKSVVKREPQENNDKKPPLKTAGDVRKRIQWDPDLPKEHFTVGYLDRFTGVVEKPFTAFTWEHLSMVDLDQLAVPQHRIQYYKYKDVKVWDKRERLDLVFGSAGGNSTIREVIQRVEEELAENMCVSDDPDYGNNLQIEGT from the coding sequence ATGTCTTGCACAACCACAAAAGTCGGAACAAACCTCATCGATACCGAGATGAGTGAGGTGCCGCACACACTGCCCGACGCCAGGACCATCTGCTCCTTCTACTTGGAGGGAAGGTGTCGGTTTGGCGAGAAGTGCCACAACGTTCATCCTGCGGGCGTGGTGCCGACGAGGGTCACCAAGCCCAAGAGTGTAGTGAAAAGGGAGCCTCAAGAAAACAATGACAAGAAACCTCCTCTGAAAACTGCTGGCGATGTGAGGAAGAGAATTCAGTGGGATCCAGATCTCCCCAAGGAACATTTCACCGTCGGGTATCTAGATAGATTCACTGGTGTGGTGGAGAAGCCTTTCACCGCCTTCACGTGGGAACATCTGTCCATGGTGGATCTGGACCAGCTGGCGGTACCTCAGCATCGCATTCAGTATTACAAGTATAAGGATGTCAAAGTCTGGGACAAGAGGGAGCGGCTGGACCTCGTGTTTGGCAGCGCGGGCGGAAACAGCACCATCAGAGAGGTTATCCAAAGAGTGGAGGAAGAACTTGCCGAGAATATGTGTGTTTCTGACGACCCGGACTATGGTAACAACCTACAGATAGAAGGAACGTAG
- the LOC135114866 gene encoding SUMO-conjugating enzyme UBC9-B isoform X2: MSGIAIARLAEERKAWRKDHPFTPWESGLYRLRMIFKDDYPSTPPKCKFEPPLFHPNVYPSGTVCLSLLDEEKDWRPAITIKQILLGIQDLLNDPNIKDPAQAEAYTIYCQNRLEYEKRVRAQAKAMSAPFE; the protein is encoded by the exons ATGTCTGGAATTGCCATTGCTCGTCTGGctgaagagagaaaggcatgGAGGAAAGATCATCCTTTT ACACCGTGGGAGAGTGGCCTGTACAGATTGCGCATGATCTTCAAAGATGATTACCCTTCCACTCCACCCAAGTGCAAATTTGAACCACCTCTCTTCCACCCCAATGTTTACCCATCAG GAACAGTGTGTCTGTCACTGctggatgaagagaaggactgGAGGCCCGCCATTACAATCAAGCAGATTCTTTTGGGAATTCAGGACCTTCTCAACGATCCCAACATCAAGGACCCTGCACAGGCTGAGGCGTACACCATCTACTG cCAAAACCGGTTGGAATATGAAAAGAGAGTACGGGCACAGGCCAAGGCAATGTCTGCCCCTTTTGAGTAA
- the LOC135114866 gene encoding SUMO-conjugating enzyme UBC9-B isoform X1: protein MSGIAIARLAEERKAWRKDHPFGFIARPTKNPDGTLNLMNWECAIPGKKGTPWESGLYRLRMIFKDDYPSTPPKCKFEPPLFHPNVYPSGTVCLSLLDEEKDWRPAITIKQILLGIQDLLNDPNIKDPAQAEAYTIYCQNRLEYEKRVRAQAKAMSAPFE, encoded by the exons ATGTCTGGAATTGCCATTGCTCGTCTGGctgaagagagaaaggcatgGAGGAAAGATCATCCTTTT GGGTTCATTGCTCGCCCTACAAAGAACCCAGATGGCACCCTGAACCTCATGAACTGGGAGTGTGCCATCCCTGGCAAGAAGGGA ACACCGTGGGAGAGTGGCCTGTACAGATTGCGCATGATCTTCAAAGATGATTACCCTTCCACTCCACCCAAGTGCAAATTTGAACCACCTCTCTTCCACCCCAATGTTTACCCATCAG GAACAGTGTGTCTGTCACTGctggatgaagagaaggactgGAGGCCCGCCATTACAATCAAGCAGATTCTTTTGGGAATTCAGGACCTTCTCAACGATCCCAACATCAAGGACCCTGCACAGGCTGAGGCGTACACCATCTACTG cCAAAACCGGTTGGAATATGAAAAGAGAGTACGGGCACAGGCCAAGGCAATGTCTGCCCCTTTTGAGTAA
- the LOC135114864 gene encoding phenoloxidase-activating factor 2-like has translation MSRAWVCVAVCVVAAVGVAGQQGGIDPNIRLGLLAEQLGVDPVPGGNPNLGNIGVAQREDLECHCIPINQECPFDLRGRPTGIVTRISNTRPLKDGQCEVDTIRCCRLKDVTDPGPGGPFPGRCGGRQQIPNYLQGVPPQADFGEYPWMAVVLDASNNGYLGGGVLIRNQWVLTAAHKITTRNIRIRLGDYDLKRTLDHPDFPHLEVGVRNIIIHPNFDSKSLVNDVALLELDRPVNTNQYPHIGLACLPNQAQKFEGQNRCFVSGWGKDTFTNGQFQSILKEVDVPILERFTCQSRLRKTRLGEEFVLDANSFVCAGGIEGKDACSGDGGSPLVCPTNNGYTVVGLVAWGIGCAQGDVPGVYVNVANFVNFIEGYVGPL, from the exons atgAG CAGGGCGTGGGTGTGCGTGGCCGTGtgcgtggtggcggcggtgggtgTGGCTGGCCAGCAGGGCGGAATAGATCCTAACATCAGGCTTGGATTGCTGGCTGAGCAACTGGGTGTGGATCCCGTGCCTGGCGGTAATCCCAATT TGGGCAACATCGGAGTGGCGCAGCGCGAGGACCTGGAGTGTCACTGCATTCCCATCAACCAGGAGTGTCCGTTTGATTTGCGGGGACGACCCACTGGCATCGTGACGCGCATCTCCAACACCAGG CCGCTGAAAGACGGCCAGTGCGAGGTGGACACGATCCGCTGCTGCAGACTGAAGGACGTCACAGATCCTGGACCAGGCGGCCCCTTCCCTGGAAGATGTGGAGGAAGGCAACAGATTCCAAACTACCTCCAAGGAGTTCCTCCCCAG GCTGACTTCGGTGAGTACCCGTGGATGGCCGTGGTTCTAGACGCTTCAAACAATGGATACCTGGGAGGTGGAGTGCTTATCAGGAATCAGTGGGTGCTGACCGCCGCTCATAAGATTACCACCAG AAACATTCGGATCCGTCTGGGAGACTACGACCTGAAGCGAACACTAGACCACCCTGACTTCCCCCACCTGGAAGTCGGCGTCAGGAACATCATCATTCATCCTAACTTCGACAGCAAATCTCTGGTGAACGATGTGGCGCTGCTGGAGCTGGACAGACCCGTCAACACCAATCAGTACCCGCACATCGGCCTCGCCTGCCTACCAAACCAAGCCCAGAAGTTCGAGGGACAAAACCG GTGCTTCGTGTCAGGATGGGGAAAGGACACCTTCACAAATGGCCAGTTCCAAAGTATTCTGAAGGAGGTGGACGTCCCCATCTTGGAGCGCTTCACTTGCCAGAGTCGCCTCAGAAAGACACGACTTGGAGAAGAGTTTGTGCTGGACGCCAATTCCTTCGTGTGCGCTGGCGGCATTGAGGGCAAGGACGCCTGCTCG GGAGACGGAGGTTCCCCACTGGTCTGCCCAACGAATAACGGCTATACGGTGGTGGGACTGGTGGCATGGGGCATTGGGTGCGCCCAGGGAGACGTGCCGGGTGTCTATGTCAACGTAGCCAACTTCGTAAACTTCATCGAAGGTTACGTCGG acCACTTTAA
- the LOC135114863 gene encoding uncharacterized protein LOC135114863, whose translation MTARKMVARMLALMYSLTLLCLVSAAQRSNDEVPRPSTQEAFQKLLEIVKAEVRQEIDSLNKTRTKLLEVSRLIPRPQSGSEAGGSNGSKVDACQLAKMDTTPEAVAEAFEVFTHQLDPWGTTATLNGTFHQLECFAHAQAKSSPGEVPLGDAAPAPRPAVTNCLKVLAKRLSTSSVQLYLLNNLVKIPSSLEHPPSAYDQALNAGDIRTKTMTREHEGKLLHKLLNKKEMPTLTSKKLERNVETTEMSTIITEFENMKTLMNNLRQVLGHTHPSSSISLLPTEHGPYCKGITITGPVHTIMWKMLTELSTAALQLKNADGANEIKDTRKELRCQMVEVAKFAAVWSAYINSDRVTGMLDTIDSTITNLINKRVRKAAIIFKRDDKTRDLATPTNENKVIMKKTKVNIFHEVELHSRCCD comes from the exons ATGACTGCACGCAAGATGGTGGCGAGGATGCTTGCCCTGATGTACTCACTAACTCTTCTGTGTCTTGTGTCTGCGGCTCAGA GATCAAACGATGAAGTGCCTCGGCCATCCACTCAGGAGGCCTTCCAGAAGCTGTTGGAGATTGTGAAGGCGGAGGTACGGCAGGAGATAGACAGCCTCAACAAGACAAGAACTAAGCTGCTTGAGGTTTCTCGACTTATCCCAAGACCCCAGAGTGGAtctgag GCAGGTGGAAGCAATGGCAGCAAGGTGGATGCATGCCAGCTGGCCAAGATGGACACAACACCTGAGGCTGTGGCTGAAGCTTTTGAAGTCTTCACACACCAACTTGACCCTTGGGGCACCACAGCAACCCTCAATGGTACCTTCCACCAACTGGAGTGCTTTGCTCATGCACAGGCCAAGTCATCACCTGGGGAAGTTCCTTTAGGAGATGCAGCTCCGGCTCCACGCCCTGCAGTCACCAACTGCTTGAAGGTGTTGGCGAAGCGTCTCAGCACGAGTTCAGTTCAACTTTACCTCCTGAATAACCTCGTCAAAATTCCTTCATCATTAGAACATCCTCCCAGTGCATATG ATCAAGCCTTGAATGCTGGGGACATCAGGACCAAAACCATGACCAGGGAGCATGAAGGGAAGCTCCTCCACAAGCTGctcaacaaaaaagaaatgccTACACTGACCTCAAAGAAACTGGAAAGGAATGTAGAGACTACAGAGATGTCAACAATAATCACTGAATTTGAAAATATGAAGACCTTAATGAACAATTTGAGACAGGTACTTggacacacccacccatccagcTCCATCAGCTTGCTACCCACTGAGCATGGCCCTTACTGCAAGGGCATCACCATTACAGGCCCTGTACACACCATCATGTGGAAGATGTTAACAGAACTATCCACTGCTGCCCTACAGCTTAAG AATGCTGATGGGGCAAATGAGATCAAGGACACCAGGAAAGAACTACGCTGCCAAATGGTGGAAGTTGCCAAATTTGCTGCAGTGTGGTCAGCATATATTAACTCTGACAGGGTGACAGGAATGCTTGACACTATTGACTCGACAATCACAAACCTAATTAACAAGCGAGTGAGAAAGGCAGCCATAATCTTCAAGCGGGATGACAAAACCAGAGACCTTGCCACCCCAACAAACGAAAATAAAGTAATTATGAAG AAGACCAAAGTGAACATATTCCACGAGGTTGAACTTCATTCCCGCTGCTGTGACTAA